A genomic segment from Phragmites australis chromosome 6, lpPhrAust1.1, whole genome shotgun sequence encodes:
- the LOC133922342 gene encoding basic leucine zipper 19-like, translated as MAQLPPRAPSAGAAAGEFLGFAAARRGAHRRSASESAAFLEAVPMDDAIGGEFDRLDDEQLMSMFSDVDAPAVSDGAGGERAGDAHLMDMGDAEDGMAATSPAAAAQAAADGVADPKRVKRILANRQSAQRSRVRKLQYISELERSVTSLQMEVSALSPRVAFLDHQRSLLTVGNSHLKQRIAALAQDKIFKDAHQEALKKEIERLRQLYHHQQIKATTGGADIATVASMQARQELLACEGAAIR; from the exons ATGGCGCAGTTGCCACCGAGGGCGCCGagcgcgggggcggcggcgggggagttCCTCGGGTTCGCGGCGGCGAGGCGCGGCGCGCACCGCCGCTCGGCCAGCGAGTCGGCGGCGTTCCTCGAGGCCGTGCCCATGGACGACGCCATCGGCGGCGAGTTCGACCGGCTCGACGACGAGCAGCTCATGTCCATGTTCTCCGACGTCGACGCGCCGGCCGTCTCCGACGGCGCCGGTGGTGAGAGGGCCGGGGACGCGCACCTGATGGACATGGGGGACGCGGAGGACGGAATGGCAGCCACGTCGCCGGCGGCAGCAGCTCAGGCGGCCGCGGACGGCGTCGCTGACCCCAAGAGGGTCAAGAG GATATTGGCAAACAGGCAGTCAGCTCAGAGGTCAAGAGTTAGGAAGCTGCAGTACATCTCCGAGCTTGAACGCAGTGTCACCAGTCTCCAG ATGGAAGTGTCAGCACTGTCCCCTCGCGTGGCCTTCCTCGATCACCAGCGGTCACTGCTAACCGTCGGCAACAGCCATCTCAAGCAAAGAATTGCCGCACTCGCCCAAGACAAGATCTTCAAAGATG CTCACCAAGAGGCACTCAAGAAGGAGATTGAACGGCTACGCCAACTGTACCACCACCAGCAGATCAAGGCCACCACCGGTGGAGCGGACATCGCCACAGTCGCTTCCATGCAGGCCAGGCAAGAGCTTCTCGCGTGCGAGGGCGCTGCCATTCGATAG